The following is a genomic window from Nitrospira defluvii.
GGCACCGCCGTTCATCCGACACGAAGCGCCTACTTCACTTCCTTGTGGGCGATGTGCTTCCGGCAAAACTTGCAGAACTTATTCCGCTCAAGGCGGTCAGGATCGTTCTTTTTGTTTTTGCGGGTCGTATAATTCCGCTGTTTACAGACCGTGCAGGCCAAATCGATAAT
Proteins encoded in this region:
- the rpmG gene encoding 50S ribosomal protein L33 yields the protein MREIIDLACTVCKQRNYTTRKNKKNDPDRLERNKFCKFCRKHIAHKEVK